From the genome of Legionella sp. PC997:
AACCTGACTGCAGCGCTTTATCCCAAAAATAGAGCGGCACATCAGCGTTTGTGTGAGGACATCGGGCGTAATCGTAATGTATACACCGATTGGGCAGAAGCCCGACATAAATGTTCGACAGGAGGGGAGATTGAAAAGCGATTGGAACAGGCAAAAAACGATTCAGAATATAAAGACAGGGCTCTTTTGAATACCAACGTAGTTTGGGATGCATTACAACTGAATGAATTCATCAAATCAGATACAGAAATTTCAGAAGTCTATATGTCGATTTCAGGAACACTGGTATTTGATGCCAAAGGAGGGATGCAAACGTATCCCTCTTTAGCGACTAATCAGGATTTTGTAAAAGCCTTGCTCTATGGAGGCAAATTACCCAGCTATAAGTGCACTGATTCAAACAAACCCATAAAATGTGTTGCCATCAATGTGAAAGGAAGCCAGGAGATCAGCAGCAAAGATGCTCTGGTTTCTCAGGTACAAGCCATCCTGCAGGGAGTTTATGAGAATATCAAATCAGGGACGGCCTTAACGCCACAACAAAAAGGGTTAATTGAACTAACCCAGCCGTCTGTATTTCAGCTCATTTCAGCCAGTGCACAACAGAATATCGGCATACAAAGCAGTTATGAACTTGCTCAGAGTGTAGCAACGGATTTGCTTGCCCAGTATCTTGCAAATTCACTTGAAGTGATTCGAGCATCCCTTGCAGGGCGTGATTTAGGTAGTGATCATGAAGAGAAATTATTTAAAAACCTGCAGGTAGCCCAACAATTTGTAGATAATTTTAATAGCGAATCACGAGCACGTTTTAATGCC
Proteins encoded in this window:
- a CDS encoding conjugal transfer protein TraH; the encoded protein is MIRALVLTVVASFTCVTGNGVHASASADLNHFFNNLGYSANVTGSHSYESQAAGFASLGSVYARNQVRSIQIAHVDVPGFRSGCGGIDIFAGGFSFIKSEQIVSFMQNILSNGAGYAMNLALETELPEIAHAMQYMQKLANDINGTNFNSCEMGENLTAALYPKNRAAHQRLCEDIGRNRNVYTDWAEARHKCSTGGEIEKRLEQAKNDSEYKDRALLNTNVVWDALQLNEFIKSDTEISEVYMSISGTLVFDAKGGMQTYPSLATNQDFVKALLYGGKLPSYKCTDSNKPIKCVAINVKGSQEISSKDALVSQVQAILQGVYENIKSGTALTPQQKGLIELTQPSVFQLISASAQQNIGIQSSYELAQSVATDLLAQYLANSLEVIRASLAGRDLGSDHEEKLFKNLQVAQQFVDNFNSESRARFNAALTTNQLVQNNVKQALNALNPILRKSYTGGAQ